CCGCGATTTTGTCGAGAAACATACCGTCCTGCCGTTGTTTAAAGTCAGAAATGTTCTGACCGTTGCCGTCGCAGAACCAACGAACGTCTTCCTGGTGGATCAACTCAGGGATCTGACCAAGTCGGAAATTCAAATTGTAGCGGCCAGTGCCCGCGAGATTCGGCGAATGGTGCAAACCTACATGCCGAATACGAATGTCTTCGTGATCGACGATATTATCGACGATGCGAATGGCACGAATGTCGAGCTGATCGAAGAGTCAATCGATGACATCGGCTTTGATGCCGAGTTTGCCGGCCAGAGCCCGATTATCAAACTGGTGAATTACATTGTCTACAACGCCGTGCGTGAAGGCGCCAGTGATATTCACATTGAACCGACCGAACAGCAGTTGCGGGTCCGCTACCGTGTGGATGGCGTCCTGCAACAGGCTTTGGAACCACCAGTGCATCTGGCTCCCGCGGTTTCCTCACGTATTAAGATTATGGCCAGCCTTGATATCAGTGAACGTCGACTTCCTCAGGATGGAAGAATCCATGTGCTGATGGAAGGCCGTCCGATCGACCTGCGCGTCAGTACTCTGCCGATGCCGACCGGCGAAAAAGTGGTCATCCGAATTCTGGATAACCGCAGTGTGAATATTTCACTCGAACAGCTCGGTTTCAGTTCTGAAGTTCTGGAACAATTTACCGAGCAGCTCGACAAGCCCAACGGCATTATTCTGGTGACCGGTCCTACGGGTAGCGGTAAGAGTACTACACTCTATGCGGCATTGAATGCTGTCAGTTCGATTGAAAAAAATGTTTGTACGGTTGAAGATCCTATCGAGTATCAGCTGCCGATGATCAATCAGTTTCAGGTTAACGATAAAATTGGTCTGTCGTTTGCTTCGATTCTGAGAAGTCTGCTGCGGCAGGACCCTGACGTGATTATGGTCGGCGAAATCCGCGATCAGGAAACAGGAAAAATCGCGATTCAGGCTGCTCTCACAGGCCACCTGGTTTTCAGTACGCTACACACCAATGACGCCATTTCAGCCGTGACACGACTGATTAATATGGGAGTTGATGATTACCTCATCGGAGCTGCCTTGAATATGGCCTTGGCCCAGCGACTGTGTCGCAAGTTATGCCCGAAATGCAAAGCACCCTATGAGTTGCCCAAAGCGATGCAACTGGCTGTGGAACGTATCGGGCTGAATGTGGAAGAATTTTATCGAGGCAAAGGCTGTAAACGGTGTCGAAATACCGGCTTTTCCGGACGTATTGGCGTACATGAAATTCTGACCATCGATGATCCACTGCGCGAAATCATTACGACAAACCCCACCGTAGCATCGGTCAAAGAGTATGCACAGAATAATGGCATGATTCCGCTCCGCTATGATGCGCTGCGAAAAGCAAAAGAAGGACTGACCACCATCGAGGAAGCCCTTAAAGTCAGCGATGAAGGCTGGATTCCCCGAAAGTCGGCACTCAAACATTAATCACCGATTTTAAAAGCTCGGTGTGAATAGATATCGAAGTTCGAGAAAGCGATTCCTCCATGGAAATGAATGATCTGTTACATGCTGCTGTTGACAGTAATGCATCTGATATTTTACTCGCCATTGATGCGGCACCCATGTTTCGCATTGATGGAGAGCTCAAGAAGACTGCGCTCGAACCCCTCGATCCGACGACGATCAGCGACCTGTGTGATCAGGTTCTCAATCAGCAGCAGAAAGAAATACTCGACAGACAGAAGGATGTTGATTTTGCCATTACCATCCCGCGGCTGGGACGGTTCCGTTTCAACATCCATGTGCAGCGAGGCACTTATGCTGCTGCCATCCGCCGGTTTTCAAATGAAATCTGCTCGTTGAGCAGCCTGGATTTACCCCCGGTCGTTGAAGAGCTGACGCGACTGAAAACGGGCCTGATCCTGGTGACCGGTCAGACGGGCTCCGGTAAATCGACCACGCTTGCCGCGATGGTCGAAGCCATCAATCAGCGGGATGCCAAGCATATTATTACACTGGAAGACCCGATTGAATATCAGTTTCAGCACGGAAGATCCCTGATCGAACAACGGGAAATCGGCGAAGACTGCCCGGGTTTTGCATCCGGGCTGAAACATGTTCTCCGTCAGGACCCGGATGTCATTCTCATCGGTGAGTTGCGGGATCTGGATACCATCCGTGTGGCTTTGCAGGCAGCGGAAACGGGGCATCTGGTTCTGTCATCCCTACATGTTTCCAGCGCAGCCGGAGTGGTGGATCGACTCGTGGAAGTTTTTCCGCCCGAAGAACAATCCCAGGTCCGCAGCCACCTTGCCGAAACCCTGCGCGGTGTCATCACACAAAAACTGTTACCCGCAGCTGACAGCAAAGGCCGCGTCGCCGCTCTCGAAATCATGCTGATGAACCGGGCCGTGCAGACGAGTATCCGGGAATCGACTTCGCATTTGATCCCCGGGATCATCTCGACGAGCCGACGCATGGGGATGCAGACAATGGAACAGGCGTTGAAAGAACAGTTACTGAATGGAAAAGTCGATCCGGACATCATTGATGAGCATCTGCAGGAGTTAAAAGGAGAGGCACCGAAAGAATATTCCCAGGGATTACTCGCGTAATCAGAAAGCACTCCCATGCAGTTTACATATACAGCACGCAATACAAGTGGCCAGAATCAGACCGGTGAACTGGTCGCTGATTCCCGGGAAGAAGCTGTCGCAAAATTGCGGCAGGAAGGCCTGTATCTACTCGCGCTGGATGAATCAGATGCCAGTTCCGCAGATACGACCAGCATCGCGCGAAAAAAACGGGTTCCCCGCAAGGAAATCATCTATTTCACCAACCAGATGGCGATTATGGTAGACGCTGGTGTGCCAGTGGCCATTGCCCTGGAAGGCATCGCGAAACAGATTGAAAATCCTGTCCTGGCAGAGATATTAGCACATATTCAAAAGAGTGTAGAATCCGGTAGTGACTTCTCGGCTGCTCTGGCAGATTTTCCCAGACAGTTTGATCGCACGTATGTCAACCTGATTAAAGCCAGTGAAGCCAGTGGAACCATGCCACAAATGCTGAACCGGATTGCTGCCCAGGCAGAAGAAGAGCAGGAAACAATTCAGCAGGTTAAAGGTGCCCTGATGTATCCCGCCATCATGCTGGTGATGTGTGTTGGCATCTGTATTTTTCTGCTCACCTATGTCTTTCCAAAACTGATGCCGATGTTTGCCTCGCGTGGAGCCGCAATTCCGGCTCCAACCAAAATTATGATCATGGTCTCAACGACCATTACTTCCTACTGGTATCTGGTCTTACTGTTTCTGGCTGCCTTTGTGGGGGCCTTCTGTTATGTTCGAAAGCAGGCCTGGGGCAAATCCGCCTTTGACTGGGTCTTGATCCGCATGCCTGTCTTCGGCTCCATGCTCAAGAAACTGGCTCTCAGTCGCAGTATTCGTACTCTGGCAACAACAGTCAATGCCGGGGTTCCCATGCTGGAGGCACTCGAGCTCAGTTCCGGCGTGACCGACAATGTGCATTTTAAACAGAGCTGGCTGGAAATCAGCGAACTGGTGACATCAGGTAAACAGATTCATGAAGCGATGGATGGAAAAACTCTGTTTCCTCCGACCATGCAGCAGATGATCGCTTCAGGTGAATCCACGGGTCGTCTGGGCATGGTGCTGAATAAGTTAAGTGATTATTTTGACCGTGAAGTCAAAATCGCGATCAAATCTGCTACCACGCTGATTGAACCCGTCATGGTGGTCTGCATGGGCTCGATCATCGGCTTTATTGCACTCTCAATGTTACTGCCGATCTTCACTTTGAGTACCAGCCACTAGAGCGCGTCACATTTAACCATAGCGTCTCACAATCTATTATATTCGGCCCAATTGCTCCTGGAGACGCTGCAGAAAACGGGACACTATCTCAATCCTGCTCGAGGAAAAGAACAAGTCGAACGGTTTAGCGACGGCGCTTCTTTTTCTTCTGTGGAGGCGATTTTGCCGGTTCGGATGCTGGTTT
The sequence above is a segment of the Gimesia algae genome. Coding sequences within it:
- a CDS encoding GspE/PulE family protein, with product MRLGDLLIYKEYITLEQLESALAEQSQGDGSQLLGELLVNQEYCTEDQVLECLALEYRIPYVQLDSRMFDSKVFDVLPRDFVEKHTVLPLFKVRNVLTVAVAEPTNVFLVDQLRDLTKSEIQIVAASAREIRRMVQTYMPNTNVFVIDDIIDDANGTNVELIEESIDDIGFDAEFAGQSPIIKLVNYIVYNAVREGASDIHIEPTEQQLRVRYRVDGVLQQALEPPVHLAPAVSSRIKIMASLDISERRLPQDGRIHVLMEGRPIDLRVSTLPMPTGEKVVIRILDNRSVNISLEQLGFSSEVLEQFTEQLDKPNGIILVTGPTGSGKSTTLYAALNAVSSIEKNVCTVEDPIEYQLPMINQFQVNDKIGLSFASILRSLLRQDPDVIMVGEIRDQETGKIAIQAALTGHLVFSTLHTNDAISAVTRLINMGVDDYLIGAALNMALAQRLCRKLCPKCKAPYELPKAMQLAVERIGLNVEEFYRGKGCKRCRNTGFSGRIGVHEILTIDDPLREIITTNPTVASVKEYAQNNGMIPLRYDALRKAKEGLTTIEEALKVSDEGWIPRKSALKH
- a CDS encoding type IV pilus twitching motility protein PilT, coding for MEMNDLLHAAVDSNASDILLAIDAAPMFRIDGELKKTALEPLDPTTISDLCDQVLNQQQKEILDRQKDVDFAITIPRLGRFRFNIHVQRGTYAAAIRRFSNEICSLSSLDLPPVVEELTRLKTGLILVTGQTGSGKSTTLAAMVEAINQRDAKHIITLEDPIEYQFQHGRSLIEQREIGEDCPGFASGLKHVLRQDPDVILIGELRDLDTIRVALQAAETGHLVLSSLHVSSAAGVVDRLVEVFPPEEQSQVRSHLAETLRGVITQKLLPAADSKGRVAALEIMLMNRAVQTSIRESTSHLIPGIISTSRRMGMQTMEQALKEQLLNGKVDPDIIDEHLQELKGEAPKEYSQGLLA
- a CDS encoding type II secretion system F family protein, translating into MQFTYTARNTSGQNQTGELVADSREEAVAKLRQEGLYLLALDESDASSADTTSIARKKRVPRKEIIYFTNQMAIMVDAGVPVAIALEGIAKQIENPVLAEILAHIQKSVESGSDFSAALADFPRQFDRTYVNLIKASEASGTMPQMLNRIAAQAEEEQETIQQVKGALMYPAIMLVMCVGICIFLLTYVFPKLMPMFASRGAAIPAPTKIMIMVSTTITSYWYLVLLFLAAFVGAFCYVRKQAWGKSAFDWVLIRMPVFGSMLKKLALSRSIRTLATTVNAGVPMLEALELSSGVTDNVHFKQSWLEISELVTSGKQIHEAMDGKTLFPPTMQQMIASGESTGRLGMVLNKLSDYFDREVKIAIKSATTLIEPVMVVCMGSIIGFIALSMLLPIFTLSTSH